A single region of the Undibacterium piscinae genome encodes:
- the atpG gene encoding F0F1 ATP synthase subunit gamma, whose amino-acid sequence MAVGKEIRGKIKSVENTKKITKAMEMVAASKMRKAQDRMRAARPYSEKIRNITANLSQANPEYSHPFMVQQDQSKKIGLILVTTDKGLCGGLNTNVLRLVTNKLRELDGSGSTFEAVAIGNKGLGFLNRMGAKVVGHAVQLGDTPHLDKLIGPVKVMLDAYQEGKLDAVYVCYNKFVNTMKQQPVLEQLLPLQADQLEAGRTSHSWDYIYEPDANTVIDELLVRYVEALIYQAVAENMASEQSARMVAMKSASDNAVSVIGELKLIYNKTRQAAITKELSEIVAGAAAV is encoded by the coding sequence ATGGCTGTAGGTAAAGAGATACGTGGCAAGATCAAGAGCGTAGAAAATACGAAGAAGATCACTAAAGCGATGGAAATGGTCGCTGCATCCAAAATGCGTAAAGCGCAAGACCGGATGCGTGCGGCTCGCCCGTACAGTGAAAAAATTCGTAATATCACTGCTAACTTGTCACAGGCAAACCCAGAGTACTCGCACCCTTTCATGGTTCAGCAAGATCAGTCCAAGAAAATTGGATTGATCTTGGTAACGACAGACAAGGGTCTGTGTGGTGGCTTGAATACTAACGTATTGCGTTTAGTCACCAACAAACTGCGTGAACTTGATGGGTCGGGTTCGACATTTGAAGCGGTCGCAATTGGTAATAAAGGTCTAGGCTTCCTGAACCGGATGGGCGCAAAAGTCGTGGGGCACGCAGTGCAACTCGGCGATACGCCACATCTGGATAAGTTGATCGGTCCAGTGAAGGTAATGCTGGACGCCTATCAGGAAGGCAAACTGGATGCAGTCTACGTTTGCTACAACAAGTTTGTTAACACGATGAAGCAACAGCCGGTGTTGGAGCAGTTATTGCCCCTGCAGGCTGATCAGCTCGAAGCAGGTAGAACATCCCATTCATGGGATTACATCTACGAGCCAGATGCGAACACGGTGATTGACGAATTGTTGGTGCGTTATGTTGAAGCGCTGATTTATCAGGCTGTAGCTGAAAACATGGCATCTGAACAGTCGGCACGTATGGTGGCGATGAAATCAGCTAGCGATAACGCAGTAAGCGTGATTGGTGAGTTGAAGTTGATTTACAACAAAACACGCCAAGCTGCAATTACCAAAGAGCTTTCCGAGATCGTCGCCGGCGCGGCAGCGGTCTAA
- a CDS encoding F0F1 ATP synthase subunit alpha, with product MQLNPSEISELIKSRIQGLGDNTEIRNQGTVISVTDGICRIHGLSDAMQGEMLEFPGNTFGLALNLERDSVGAVILGDYEHISEGDTVKCTGRILEVPIGPELRGRVVNALGQPIDGKGPINAKLTTPIEKIAPGVIARQSVSEPLQTGLKSIDAMVPVGRGQRELIIGDRQTGKTAVAIDAVINQKGQNVTCIYVAIGQKASSVKNVVRALEAHGAMEYTIVVAATAAESAAMQYVSAYAGCAMGEYFRDRGEDALIIYDDLSKQAVAYRQLSLLLRRPPGREAYPGDVFYLHSRLLERAARVNPDYVEKFTNGEVKGKTGSLTALPIIETQAGDVSAFVPTNVISITDGQIFLETSLFNAGIRPAINAGISVSRVGGAAQTKVIKNLSGGIRTDLAQYRELAAFAQFASDLDAATRKQLDRGARVTELLKQAQYAPLSISLMAVTLFSANKGFLDDVPVTKVLAFEAGIHNFMKTSHAALLQKIEETKQLDKDGEAAMSAAIADFKKSGAY from the coding sequence ATGCAACTCAACCCATCAGAAATCAGCGAGTTGATCAAGAGCCGGATCCAAGGCCTTGGCGACAACACTGAGATTCGCAATCAAGGTACGGTTATTTCCGTTACCGACGGTATCTGCCGCATTCACGGTCTGTCTGACGCGATGCAAGGTGAGATGCTGGAATTCCCAGGCAACACATTTGGTCTGGCATTGAACTTGGAACGTGATTCCGTTGGCGCCGTTATTTTGGGTGACTACGAGCACATTTCCGAAGGCGATACAGTTAAATGTACCGGTCGTATTCTGGAAGTGCCAATTGGCCCGGAACTGCGCGGCCGTGTAGTTAACGCACTGGGTCAGCCTATCGACGGTAAAGGTCCGATCAATGCAAAATTGACGACACCTATCGAAAAAATCGCTCCGGGCGTTATTGCCCGTCAATCAGTTTCCGAACCTCTGCAAACTGGTTTGAAGTCAATTGATGCGATGGTTCCGGTTGGTCGTGGTCAGCGTGAATTGATCATTGGCGATCGTCAAACAGGTAAGACTGCGGTAGCGATTGATGCCGTGATCAACCAAAAAGGTCAAAACGTAACATGTATCTATGTTGCGATTGGTCAAAAAGCTTCTTCCGTCAAAAACGTCGTACGTGCATTAGAAGCACACGGCGCGATGGAATACACTATCGTGGTAGCAGCTACCGCCGCAGAATCAGCAGCGATGCAATATGTATCCGCTTACGCTGGTTGCGCGATGGGCGAATACTTCCGTGATCGTGGTGAAGACGCTCTGATCATTTATGATGATTTGTCCAAGCAAGCTGTTGCTTACCGTCAGTTGTCCCTGTTGCTGCGCCGTCCACCAGGTCGCGAAGCTTATCCAGGTGACGTGTTCTACCTCCACTCCCGTCTGTTAGAGCGCGCAGCACGCGTTAACCCTGACTACGTTGAGAAATTCACTAACGGTGAAGTTAAAGGTAAAACAGGTTCATTGACAGCATTGCCTATCATTGAAACTCAGGCAGGTGACGTTTCCGCTTTCGTTCCAACCAACGTAATTTCGATTACTGACGGTCAGATCTTCCTGGAAACATCCTTGTTCAACGCTGGTATCCGTCCTGCGATTAACGCCGGTATTTCGGTTTCCCGCGTTGGTGGTGCTGCTCAGACTAAGGTTATCAAAAACCTGTCCGGCGGTATCCGTACCGATTTGGCTCAGTACCGTGAATTGGCTGCGTTTGCGCAGTTCGCTTCGGATCTGGATGCCGCAACACGTAAGCAATTGGATCGTGGTGCACGCGTTACAGAACTGTTGAAACAAGCTCAGTACGCTCCATTGTCGATTTCTCTGATGGCAGTTACTTTGTTCTCAGCGAACAAGGGCTTCCTGGATGATGTACCTGTCACGAAGGTTTTGGCTTTCGAAGCTGGCATACATAATTTCATGAAAACTAGTCATGCTGCTTTGCTGCAAAAGATAGAAGAAACCAAGCAACTGGACAAAGATGGCGAAGCTGCCATGTCTGCCGCTATTGCTGATTTCAAAAAATCCGGCGCCTATTAA
- a CDS encoding F0F1 ATP synthase subunit epsilon, translated as MAHTIHVDVVSAEELIFSGEAEFVALPGEAGELGIYPKHTPLITRIKPGAVRIKVPGQAEDEFVFVAGGLLEVQPDTVTVLADTAIRGKDLDEAKAAEAKKLAEEALVNRESKFDYAKAQAELSVAVAQLAAIQRLRLKR; from the coding sequence ATGGCACATACTATTCACGTTGACGTGGTTTCTGCAGAAGAGTTGATCTTCTCCGGCGAAGCCGAGTTCGTGGCGTTGCCGGGTGAAGCAGGTGAATTGGGTATCTATCCAAAGCACACTCCGCTGATCACGCGCATCAAGCCGGGCGCGGTGCGCATCAAGGTTCCAGGCCAAGCGGAAGATGAATTCGTATTCGTCGCCGGTGGTTTGCTTGAAGTGCAACCGGATACGGTCACTGTTCTGGCGGATACTGCGATACGCGGTAAAGATCTGGACGAAGCCAAAGCGGCTGAAGCTAAAAAATTAGCGGAAGAAGCTCTGGTAAATCGCGAATCTAAATTCGACTATGCGAAAGCACAAGCCGAATTGAGCGTCGCGGTAGCGCAGTTGGCGGCAATTCAGAGATTACGTTTAAAGCGTTAA
- a CDS encoding F0F1 ATP synthase subunit B, translating to MNLNLTMWYQAGVFFILALFTMKFVWPPLIGAIDARRQKIADGLAAADQGQAKMQDAEKRVQAQLAGAREEGLTHVANAEKRAQLIVEEAKNTANAEAARIIAAAKAEADNQVTKAREELRDQVAVLAVKGAEQILKREVNASAHADMLNQLKTEL from the coding sequence GTGAACCTTAATTTAACAATGTGGTATCAGGCTGGGGTGTTTTTCATCCTGGCACTCTTCACGATGAAATTCGTGTGGCCACCATTGATTGGTGCGATCGACGCTCGTAGGCAAAAAATTGCCGACGGCTTGGCTGCTGCTGATCAAGGCCAGGCAAAGATGCAAGACGCTGAGAAACGTGTACAAGCCCAATTGGCTGGTGCCCGTGAAGAGGGTCTGACGCATGTTGCCAACGCAGAGAAGCGCGCACAGTTGATCGTGGAAGAAGCCAAGAATACTGCTAACGCAGAAGCCGCACGCATCATCGCTGCAGCTAAAGCCGAAGCGGACAATCAAGTCACCAAAGCACGCGAAGAATTGCGCGACCAGGTTGCCGTATTGGCAGTCAAAGGCGCAGAGCAAATTCTGAAACGTGAGGTTAACGCATCGGCTCACGCTGATATGTTGAACCAGTTGAAGACTGAGCTGTAA
- a CDS encoding F0F1 ATP synthase subunit delta produces the protein MAELATIARPYAEALFRVAKSGNLSAWSDLVAEMAQVAAHPDVLALAHNPKVSAAQTAEAFLSVLKSPVTGEAKNFIETLTEYDRLTLLPEIASQFHVLKNAEAGAADAKITSAFEMTAEQVSDLTATLEKKFGRKLHSTVKVDASLIGGVHIVVGDQVLDTSVRAKLQQMQVALTA, from the coding sequence ATGGCTGAACTCGCAACGATCGCTCGTCCTTACGCCGAAGCCTTGTTCCGTGTTGCCAAATCCGGCAACCTATCCGCTTGGTCGGATCTGGTTGCCGAGATGGCGCAAGTCGCGGCACATCCCGATGTACTAGCTCTTGCTCACAATCCAAAAGTCTCCGCAGCGCAAACTGCAGAGGCTTTCTTGTCCGTGTTGAAGTCGCCTGTGACTGGTGAAGCCAAAAACTTCATCGAAACGCTCACAGAATATGACCGCTTAACCCTGTTGCCTGAAATCGCCAGTCAATTTCATGTTCTGAAAAACGCCGAAGCCGGCGCTGCAGACGCGAAAATTACTAGTGCGTTTGAAATGACGGCTGAACAGGTAAGCGATTTGACGGCTACGCTGGAAAAGAAATTTGGCCGCAAATTGCACTCAACCGTAAAAGTGGATGCTTCCCTTATCGGTGGCGTGCATATCGTGGTTGGTGATCAAGTGCTGGATACTTCCGTACGTGCCAAGCTGCAACAGATGCAAGTTGCCTTAACTGCGTAA
- a CDS encoding uroporphyrinogen decarboxylase: MSTRFAPLKNDTFLRALLRQETEYTPLWLMRQAGRYLPEYKATRKGAGSFMSLAKNPDFATEVTIQPLDRFALDAAILFSDILTVPDAMGLGLYFEEGEGPKFERPLKTEKDVMALKVPEEGSLQYVFDAVTQIRTTLNGRVPLIGFAGSPWTLACYMVEGQGSREFHAVKSMMYKRPDLMEHILRTNADAVAAYLNSQIDAGAQAVMIFDSWGGALADGAYQRFSLRYMQDVVNKLQREKDGQRIPVIVFTKGGGLWLEQIADIGADALGLDWTVNLGQARARVGDKVALQGNLDPAVLFAEPAQIREQVTAALQSYGMPSAGHGHVFNLGHGISQFTPPEAVSVLVDTVHEVSRKMRQNAA; encoded by the coding sequence ATGTCTACCCGTTTTGCTCCACTGAAAAATGACACCTTCCTGAGAGCCTTGTTGCGCCAGGAAACTGAATATACCCCTTTGTGGCTGATGCGCCAGGCTGGCCGCTATCTGCCTGAATATAAAGCGACCCGTAAAGGTGCTGGCTCTTTCATGAGTCTGGCGAAGAACCCGGATTTTGCCACCGAAGTGACAATCCAGCCATTGGATCGCTTTGCGCTGGATGCTGCGATCCTGTTTTCCGACATTTTGACCGTACCCGACGCAATGGGTCTGGGTTTGTATTTTGAAGAAGGCGAAGGCCCAAAGTTTGAGCGCCCGCTGAAGACTGAAAAAGACGTGATGGCACTGAAGGTGCCGGAAGAGGGCAGTTTGCAGTATGTGTTCGATGCGGTCACGCAGATCCGTACTACGCTCAATGGCCGGGTGCCACTGATAGGTTTTGCCGGTAGTCCATGGACTTTGGCGTGCTACATGGTAGAAGGTCAGGGTTCGCGTGAATTCCATGCGGTCAAGAGCATGATGTATAAGCGTCCTGACCTGATGGAGCATATCCTGCGTACTAACGCCGATGCAGTCGCTGCTTACCTGAATTCCCAGATCGATGCCGGTGCGCAAGCCGTGATGATTTTTGACAGCTGGGGCGGTGCCCTGGCCGATGGCGCCTACCAGCGTTTTTCGCTGCGCTATATGCAGGATGTCGTGAATAAGTTGCAACGCGAAAAAGATGGCCAGCGTATTCCGGTGATTGTTTTCACTAAAGGCGGTGGTCTGTGGCTCGAGCAGATCGCAGATATCGGTGCCGATGCCTTGGGTCTGGATTGGACCGTTAATCTGGGTCAGGCGCGTGCCAGAGTCGGTGATAAGGTCGCTCTGCAAGGTAATCTGGATCCGGCCGTGCTGTTTGCCGAACCGGCGCAGATCCGCGAACAAGTGACTGCCGCTTTGCAATCCTATGGCATGCCTAGTGCCGGTCACGGCCATGTTTTCAATCTGGGTCACGGTATTTCTCAATTCACTCCGCCGGAAGCGGTAAGTGTGCTGGTTGATACGGTGCACGAAGTGAGCCGCAAGATGCGCCAAAATGCAGCATAA
- a CDS encoding polyphosphate kinase 2 family protein, giving the protein MNISSRFRAKENLQLSDSDAKARPLGNGSDSKPADKLTTLALAEKISDYQNILYAQKQHKLLIILQGMDTSGKDGTVRGVFGQINPLGARTVAFKAPSSVELEHDYLWRVHKEVPGKGEITIFNRSHYEDVLITRVHDWIDQEECQRRFTQICDFERMLSETGTTILKFFLHISKDEQKQRLQERLADPDKHWKFDPQDLIEREHWARYQQAYASTISATDIDHAPWYIIPSDSKTQRNLAIAHIVTEKLESMKLAFPPGNSDYKDICVN; this is encoded by the coding sequence ATGAATATCAGTAGTCGATTTCGCGCCAAAGAAAATTTGCAGCTCAGCGATAGCGATGCCAAAGCACGCCCTTTGGGTAATGGCTCCGACAGCAAACCGGCCGATAAACTGACGACGCTGGCACTGGCGGAAAAAATTTCCGACTATCAAAACATTCTGTATGCACAGAAGCAGCATAAGTTGCTGATTATCCTGCAAGGTATGGACACCTCGGGCAAGGACGGAACGGTACGTGGCGTGTTTGGCCAGATTAACCCCTTAGGCGCTCGTACGGTCGCGTTCAAGGCACCGAGCAGCGTCGAGCTTGAGCATGATTATCTGTGGCGCGTGCATAAAGAGGTGCCTGGCAAAGGCGAGATCACTATCTTTAACCGCAGCCACTACGAAGATGTCCTGATTACGCGCGTGCATGACTGGATCGATCAGGAAGAGTGCCAACGGCGGTTTACCCAGATATGTGATTTTGAGCGCATGCTGAGTGAAACCGGGACTACCATTCTGAAGTTTTTTCTGCATATTTCTAAAGATGAGCAAAAGCAAAGACTGCAAGAGCGCTTGGCAGATCCTGACAAACACTGGAAATTTGATCCCCAGGATCTGATAGAACGAGAGCACTGGGCACGCTATCAGCAAGCCTATGCCAGCACGATCAGTGCAACCGATATCGATCATGCTCCCTGGTACATTATTCCGTCGGATTCGAAAACCCAGCGCAATCTGGCGATCGCTCATATTGTCACTGAGAAATTGGAAAGCATGAAATTAGCTTTCCCACCAGGCAATTCCGATTACAAAGATATCTGTGTGAATTAA
- a CDS encoding primosomal protein N' has translation MEHCILQVALDTPLDRLFDYRWPLPAPGPVTGDTVEACAAPMPQLGQLVLLPFGRQQMMGLIVGISDHTDVPEAKLKDGLELRSQLPPLSAQWIALCRFAADYYQRPLGEVALPALPRNLRAGKATSLDRNLKKLAKLSPALDANPNPEPPLNAAQQEAVDAISGTASGNAGFAAHLLYGVTGSGKTEVYLQAAARILAQSEQAQVLILVPEINLTPQLETNIRKRFSGIQIATLHSGMAEGERLQHWLAAHLGQARIILGTRLAILASLPYLKMIVIDEEHDPSYKQQEGLRYSARDLAVWRAHQLGIPVVLGSATPSLESWQHAKVGRYRKLELRERAVKDAVLPVVKIINLEHEKPAEGLTARLIASIRLRLEKGEQSLLFLNRRGYAPVIACDACGWISDCTRCTAHLVMHKLDRKLRCHHCGYEQRIPHHCPTCGNIDLQPLGRGTQRMEEGLKLIFPEARVFRIDADSTRFKGSAEAAFDTVHRGEVDILIGTQMVAKGHDFKNLTLVGALNPDSALFSQDYRASERLFAQLMQVAGRAGRAAQKQGGNISEVLIQTRYPDHPLYHALMAHDYDRFANDLLEERQQASMPPFIYQALLRAEAKDLQTALDFLHLAVNCIAHAGITIHDPIPMTMTRVANVERAQLLVESVSRPALQAFLKVWIATLRGLKSRVKWGVEIDPVDISSHPSNSFSPRPYRLLMVALASSFMLSSCGGGADDLIKRLGEVTSCGGKDCKDSSSLRPDEIRANYLISQNAGSVKVEASFSLSTNSATLVSLNGKDKLSASIGSQSSSLNDIDGSGTKYVANLADASPQASVSVSFNRGSEAFVSSVSMPKQFAIVSPSEQIALGRSAGSLYVQLDVASDAAISASTKMLCQRADTSVFEATTALKSVYEPSAAGGAVYRIDTLELDQALNDASRALNSANPNLSLVRSCDLELIWTLSQSGQSASALSKNSSISAQRSASHLLQYDARK, from the coding sequence GTGGAACATTGCATACTCCAAGTCGCACTTGACACGCCACTAGATCGACTTTTTGACTATCGTTGGCCGCTTCCGGCCCCTGGCCCTGTTACGGGTGATACGGTTGAGGCTTGCGCTGCGCCCATGCCGCAGCTAGGTCAGTTAGTGTTGCTGCCGTTTGGCCGCCAGCAGATGATGGGCTTGATTGTCGGTATCAGCGATCATACGGATGTTCCCGAGGCTAAGTTGAAAGATGGGCTGGAACTACGCAGTCAATTGCCGCCCTTAAGCGCACAGTGGATCGCGCTGTGCCGGTTTGCCGCCGATTACTATCAGCGTCCGCTGGGCGAGGTCGCCTTGCCTGCCTTACCGCGTAATCTGCGTGCGGGCAAAGCCACTTCGCTCGACCGCAACCTGAAGAAACTGGCGAAACTCAGTCCGGCCTTGGATGCCAACCCGAATCCCGAACCGCCGTTAAATGCGGCCCAGCAAGAAGCGGTCGACGCTATCAGTGGTACCGCTAGTGGCAACGCTGGCTTCGCTGCGCATTTGCTGTATGGCGTTACCGGCAGCGGCAAGACCGAAGTCTACCTGCAGGCGGCGGCGCGGATCCTGGCGCAATCTGAACAGGCTCAGGTGCTGATACTGGTGCCGGAAATTAATCTGACGCCGCAGCTTGAAACGAATATCCGCAAGCGCTTTTCCGGCATACAGATCGCCACCTTGCACAGCGGCATGGCGGAAGGCGAACGTTTGCAGCACTGGTTGGCAGCGCATCTGGGGCAGGCTCGCATCATCCTCGGCACGCGTCTGGCGATCCTGGCGTCGCTGCCCTACCTGAAAATGATTGTGATCGACGAGGAGCACGATCCTTCTTACAAGCAACAGGAAGGCCTGCGTTATTCGGCGCGTGACCTTGCCGTATGGCGCGCCCATCAACTGGGCATACCGGTGGTGCTAGGTTCGGCCACGCCTTCGCTGGAGAGTTGGCAGCATGCCAAAGTAGGGCGCTACCGCAAGCTGGAATTGCGCGAGCGCGCCGTCAAGGATGCGGTCTTGCCGGTGGTGAAGATCATCAACCTGGAGCATGAAAAACCCGCAGAAGGTCTGACCGCCAGACTCATTGCGTCGATACGCTTGCGTCTGGAGAAGGGTGAGCAGTCACTCTTATTCTTGAACCGGCGCGGCTACGCGCCCGTGATCGCCTGCGATGCCTGTGGCTGGATCAGCGATTGCACGCGTTGCACCGCCCATCTGGTAATGCATAAACTGGATCGCAAGTTGCGCTGCCATCACTGCGGATACGAGCAGCGCATCCCGCATCATTGCCCTACCTGCGGCAATATTGATCTGCAACCCTTGGGGCGCGGCACCCAGAGGATGGAAGAAGGGCTGAAATTAATTTTCCCTGAAGCCAGGGTGTTTCGGATTGATGCCGACTCGACCCGCTTCAAGGGGAGTGCCGAGGCGGCTTTCGACACCGTACACCGCGGTGAAGTGGATATCCTGATCGGCACCCAGATGGTTGCCAAAGGGCACGACTTTAAAAACCTGACCCTGGTTGGCGCGCTCAATCCCGATAGCGCCCTGTTTTCGCAAGACTATAGAGCCAGTGAACGTTTGTTTGCGCAATTGATGCAGGTGGCCGGTCGCGCCGGGCGTGCCGCCCAGAAACAAGGCGGCAACATCAGCGAAGTGCTGATCCAGACCCGTTACCCTGACCATCCGCTGTACCACGCGCTGATGGCGCACGACTACGACCGCTTTGCCAATGACTTGCTGGAAGAGCGTCAGCAAGCCAGCATGCCACCGTTCATTTATCAGGCCTTGTTACGCGCCGAAGCCAAAGACTTGCAAACCGCGCTAGATTTTCTGCATCTGGCGGTCAACTGCATTGCCCATGCCGGCATCACCATCCATGATCCGATACCGATGACCATGACACGCGTCGCCAATGTTGAGCGTGCGCAATTGTTGGTAGAGTCAGTCTCACGCCCAGCCTTGCAGGCATTTTTGAAAGTATGGATAGCCACGCTGCGGGGCTTGAAGAGCCGGGTGAAGTGGGGCGTGGAGATCGACCCTGTGGATATCTCATCACACCCAAGCAACAGTTTTTCTCCGCGGCCATATCGCTTACTGATGGTGGCTTTGGCCAGCAGCTTCATGCTGAGCAGTTGCGGTGGTGGCGCCGACGATCTCATCAAGCGCTTGGGCGAAGTGACTAGCTGTGGCGGCAAAGACTGCAAGGATTCCAGCTCCTTGCGTCCCGATGAAATTCGGGCCAACTATCTGATTAGCCAAAACGCTGGTAGCGTCAAAGTAGAAGCTAGTTTCAGCCTCAGCACAAATTCGGCAACGCTGGTTTCCCTCAATGGCAAGGACAAGCTGAGCGCCAGCATCGGCAGTCAGAGCAGCAGCTTGAACGATATCGATGGCAGTGGCACCAAATATGTGGCAAATCTAGCTGATGCCAGCCCACAAGCGAGTGTTAGCGTGAGTTTTAATCGTGGCAGCGAGGCCTTTGTCAGTAGCGTGAGCATGCCCAAGCAATTTGCCATCGTCTCACCGAGCGAGCAGATTGCGCTCGGGCGTTCGGCTGGCAGCTTGTATGTGCAACTCGATGTAGCGAGTGATGCCGCGATCTCGGCCAGTACTAAGATGCTCTGTCAGCGTGCTGACACTAGCGTGTTTGAAGCCACAACGGCGCTTAAATCCGTGTATGAGCCCAGCGCTGCTGGCGGTGCCGTCTATCGTATCGACACCCTGGAGTTGGATCAAGCTCTGAACGACGCCAGCAGGGCGCTCAATTCAGCCAACCCGAATTTATCCCTAGTGCGTAGTTGTGATCTGGAGCTGATCTGGACCCTGAGTCAAAGCGGCCAGAGCGCCAGCGCGCTGTCCAAGAACAGCAGCATCAGCGCACAACGTAGCGCCAGCCATCTGCTGCAGTACGATGCCAGAAAATAA
- the atpD gene encoding F0F1 ATP synthase subunit beta, whose protein sequence is MADGKIVQCIGAVVDVEFPRDAMPKIYDALKMEGSDLTLEVQQQLGDGIVRCIALGTSDGLRRGMIMTNTGKPIMVPTGKATLGRIMDVLGNPIDECGPVSRETTASIHRKAPAYDELSPSQELLETGIKVIDLVCPFAKGGKVGLFGGAGVGKTVNMMELINNIAKAHSGLSVFAGVGERTREGNDFYHEMADAKVVDLENPENSKVAMVYGQMNEPPGNRLRVALTGLTIAEGFRDEGKDVLFFVDNIYRYTLAGTEVSALLGRMPSAVGYQPTLAEEMGRLQERITSTKTGSITSIQAVYVPADDLTDPSPATTFAHLDSTVVLSRDIASLGIYPAVDPLDSTSRQLDPQVVGIEHYETARAVQGTLQRYKELRDIIAILGMDELAPEDKLLVARARKMQRFLSQPFHVAEVFTGSPGKYVSLKDTIKGFKMIASGELDHLPEQAFYMVGTIDEAIEKAKKMAA, encoded by the coding sequence ATGGCTGATGGCAAAATCGTTCAGTGTATCGGCGCTGTTGTGGACGTTGAATTTCCACGCGACGCGATGCCTAAGATCTACGACGCCTTGAAAATGGAAGGCTCAGACCTGACTCTGGAAGTTCAGCAGCAATTAGGCGATGGTATCGTCCGTTGCATCGCGCTGGGTACTTCCGACGGTCTGCGTCGCGGCATGATCATGACCAACACTGGTAAGCCAATTATGGTGCCTACCGGTAAAGCAACACTGGGTCGTATCATGGACGTACTGGGTAACCCGATTGATGAATGTGGTCCGGTTAGCCGTGAAACTACAGCATCGATCCACCGTAAAGCTCCTGCGTACGACGAATTGTCGCCATCGCAAGAACTGTTGGAAACAGGTATCAAGGTTATTGACTTGGTTTGCCCGTTTGCAAAAGGCGGTAAAGTTGGTTTGTTCGGTGGTGCCGGTGTTGGTAAAACCGTTAACATGATGGAACTGATCAACAACATCGCTAAAGCACACAGCGGCTTGTCCGTGTTTGCTGGTGTTGGTGAGCGTACCCGTGAAGGTAATGACTTCTACCACGAAATGGCTGACGCTAAGGTTGTTGATCTGGAAAATCCGGAAAACTCCAAAGTTGCCATGGTTTACGGTCAGATGAATGAACCACCAGGTAACCGTCTGCGCGTTGCTTTGACTGGTTTGACTATCGCTGAAGGTTTCCGTGACGAAGGTAAAGACGTGTTGTTCTTCGTCGATAACATCTATCGTTACACTTTGGCCGGTACTGAAGTATCTGCGTTGTTGGGCCGTATGCCATCCGCGGTGGGTTACCAGCCTACTCTGGCCGAAGAAATGGGTCGCTTGCAAGAGCGTATCACTTCGACCAAAACTGGTTCGATCACATCGATTCAAGCCGTTTATGTTCCAGCGGATGATTTGACTGATCCATCCCCAGCGACAACATTTGCTCACTTGGATTCCACCGTTGTTCTGTCGCGTGACATCGCTTCCCTGGGTATCTACCCAGCGGTTGATCCACTCGATTCGACATCACGTCAATTGGATCCGCAAGTGGTTGGTATCGAGCACTACGAAACAGCTCGCGCTGTTCAAGGTACTTTGCAGCGTTACAAAGAATTGCGCGACATTATCGCGATTCTGGGTATGGACGAATTGGCGCCTGAAGATAAGTTGTTGGTTGCTCGTGCACGTAAGATGCAGCGTTTCTTGTCCCAGCCTTTCCACGTTGCTGAAGTGTTTACCGGTTCCCCAGGTAAATACGTTTCACTGAAAGACACGATCAAAGGCTTCAAGATGATCGCTTCCGGTGAACTCGATCACTTGCCAGAACAAGCGTTCTACATGGTAGGTACTATCGACGAAGCAATCGAAAAAGCGAAGAAAATGGCTGCTTAA
- a CDS encoding CoA-binding protein — protein MFAMVDSLISSLLKNSKTIAVVGLSPKPDRASYEVAAYLQKHGYRILPVNPAQAGTTILNELCYSSLAEAVAATGLHIDIVDCFRKAADIPPIVDEAIAVGATCLWMQLGIRNEAAAQKAEQAGLQVVMDRCTKIDHAVRP, from the coding sequence ATGTTCGCCATGGTCGATAGCCTGATCTCTAGTTTGCTGAAAAATTCCAAGACCATCGCGGTGGTTGGCTTATCGCCCAAACCGGATCGTGCCAGCTACGAAGTGGCAGCCTATCTGCAAAAGCACGGATATCGGATCTTGCCTGTTAATCCAGCCCAGGCCGGAACCACGATACTCAATGAGCTTTGCTACTCCAGTCTGGCTGAGGCGGTTGCGGCTACCGGCCTGCATATAGACATCGTCGATTGCTTCCGCAAGGCCGCCGATATTCCGCCTATCGTCGATGAAGCGATCGCGGTCGGTGCGACTTGCCTGTGGATGCAGTTAGGCATACGCAATGAGGCTGCTGCACAAAAAGCCGAACAGGCCGGTCTTCAGGTGGTAATGGACAGATGCACTAAAATTGATCACGCAGTGCGCCCTTAA